The following nucleotide sequence is from uncultured Ilyobacter sp..
TAGTTTGAATATTTCCTCCTTTACTTTTAATTTCATCTTGTGGTAGACCTTATCGTCAGATGCAATAATGCTCTCGTAAAGAGATAGTAGTTCGTCTGCTTTTTTCTTCATCAATTTTTCTCCAAGGTAAAATATTCTTAAGTGATATTTTACCTTATTTTCCATCAAAAATCCAATTTTTATAAGGGATTCAACTTACTATGTATACCAGTATCTATGGCATTTTATCTAATACCCTAAATCAAGAATAGTTTTTATGGTATCTTCAAAGAAATGATTAAAGGGCTGTATTTTTTTAAATATAAAAAAACAGTGTATTTATTTATTGTGTTTTGATTTTTAACGGAGTTCCCAGATAAATATTTTTTATAAAAAAAGAATTCACACAAAAAAATATTGACAAGTTGTTCTAAAAGTGGTAGAAATGTATTAGAGTGTGGTACCGATACCACAAGAGGTGATGAAAGATGACGATAAAAGAAATTGCAAGATTAGCAGAGGTATCTACCTCTACAGTATCAAGAGTATTAAATGATTCCGGGTATGTAAAACAGGAAGTCAGGGAAAGGGTAGAAAAAATAATAGATGATACAGGATATCTGCCCAGTGATACGGCAAAAGATCTGAAGAAAAAAAATACAAAACTTATAGGTATTATAATACCAAAGCTGAGTTCTAGGACTATAGGCCTTGTGGCAGATGGAATAACAAAAGTTCTTGATGAAAATGGATATAGTTCCATACTGGCAAATACCGGCTTGGATTTCAAAAAAGAGATTGAATTCATAAAGATATTTAAACAGAAGAGAGTCGACGGGATTATTTTTGTAGCGACTAATATAGCTGAGGAACACATAAAGTTATTGAAAAAGATGAAGATACCTACGGTTTTTATAGGACAGGATTCAAGTAGTCATGATTTTTCCTGTGTCGTTCACGATGATTATGGTGCTACAGTGGAGATGACAAACTATCTTTTGAACAAGGGACACCGAAAGATAGGATTTATAGGGGTAGATGAGATCGACAGAGCAGTAGGATACCAGAGAAGAAGAGGCTACGAAGCTGCCCTCAAGGAACACGGGATCGATGT
It contains:
- a CDS encoding LacI family DNA-binding transcriptional regulator → MTIKEIARLAEVSTSTVSRVLNDSGYVKQEVRERVEKIIDDTGYLPSDTAKDLKKKNTKLIGIIIPKLSSRTIGLVADGITKVLDENGYSSILANTGLDFKKEIEFIKIFKQKRVDGIIFVATNIAEEHIKLLKKMKIPTVFIGQDSSSHDFSCVVHDDYGATVEMTNYLLNKGHRKIGFIGVDEIDRAVGYQRRRGYEAALKEHGIDVDRNLISIGNFEISSVDASMKKLMKENPTAIFAVTDNLAVGAINYLLKNGYRVPEDVSVVGEGDSGIAEIYNPGLTTIKYQYLESGEESARVLMRILNTDKSEKKIMNYRLVERESARKI